The following proteins come from a genomic window of Diceros bicornis minor isolate mBicDic1 chromosome 4, mDicBic1.mat.cur, whole genome shotgun sequence:
- the STYXL2 gene encoding serine/threonine/tyrosine-interacting-like protein 2, translating into MATGGDPEEEQVVPSEEDEADVRAVQARYLRSPSPSQYSLVSDAETESIFMDPIHLSSAVAAKQIINEELKPRGIRAEAECPGMLESAEQLLVEDLYNRVREKMDDTSLYNTPCVLDLQRALVQDRQETPWNEVDEVWPNVFIAEKTVAVNKGRLKRLGITHILNAAHGTGVYTGPEFYAGMEIQYLGVEVDDFPEVDISQHFRKAAEFLDEALLTYRGRVLVSSEMGISRSAVLVVAYLMIFHDMAILEALMTVRKKRAIHPNDGFLKQLRELNEKLMEEREEDCGQEGGADEGEDVGSTVGARVHALTVEEEDDTTSHLSGSSLGKASRASKPLTLIDEDEEEKLYEEWKKRQGLPTGKVPQGDDGRCSASSGQGREEPEDEDVERIIREWQSRNERYEAEGHRSWSREEDEEEGGNAGSFVGRRRRHTLSESSTSESVTSHDIRVLKQQLEMSSQNRGGRRRSDSVSTESTWDMWNQRLLEIEKEASRRYHSRNKREEVDTSSEAGSRVREDDEESVSSEASSFYNFCSRNKDKLTALERWKIKRIQFGFHKKDLETGDSSSEQGAEEAEGEKKSLSDVNLSAYQAWKLKHQKKVGSENKEEVVELSKGEDMASAKKRQRRLELLERSKQTLEESQSMGSWEADSSAASRSIPLSAFWSAAPSVSADGDTASVLSAQSHSSHPSQAVSNMGGCLASNPTPLPNLPVGPGNTISIASIQNWIANVVSETLTQKQNEMLLSSRSPSIASMRVAPAASCLGDDQVSMLSGQSGSSLGGCLLPQSQPRPSSDTPSVLSSHTMLSSRAEGTGSKVKGTSKPIYSLFADNIDLKELGRKEREMQMELREKMSEYKMEKLASDNKRSSLFKKKKVKEDEDDDVGDRDEDTDSAIGSFRYSSRSNSQKPEADTSSSLAVSDGYGSGSRAGKEMDSSINKWLSGLRTEEKSPPQSDWSGSSRGKYTRSSLLRETESKSSSYKFSKSQSEEQDTASYHEANGGSVRSTSRFSSSSTREGKEMHKFSRSMFSETSSSREESPEPYFFRRTPEPSEGGESPEPRRPNWARPRDWEDVEESSRSDFAEFGAKRKFTQSFTRSEEEGEKERTENREEGRFASGRRSQYRRSTDREEEEEMDDEAIIAAWRRRQEETRTKLQRRRED; encoded by the exons GTACTCACTGGTCTCAGACGCAGAAACAGAAAGCATTTTCATGGATCCCATTCACCTCTCCTCAGCCGTCGCAGCTAAACAGATCATCAATGAAG AACTCAAGCCTCGGGGGATCAGAGCCGAGGCAGAGTGTCCAGGCATGCTGGAGTCTGCCGAGCAGCTGCTGGTGGAGGACCTGTACAACCGCGTCAGGGAGAAGATGGATGACACCAGCCTGTACAATACCCCCTGCGTCCTGGACCTACAGCGGGCCTTGGTCCAAGACCGCCAAGAGACCCCCTGGAACGAGGTGGATGAGGTCTGGCCCAACGTCTTCATAGCAGAGAA GACTGTGGCTGTGAACAAGGGGAGGCTGAAGAGGCTGGGAATTACCCACATCCTGAATGCTGCTCATGGCACTGGTGTCTACACTGGGCCTGAATTCTATGCTGGCATGGAGATCCAGTACCTGGGTGTTGAGGTGGATGACTTCCCCGAGGTGGACATCTCCCAGCATTTCCGGAAGGCTGCCGAGTTCCTCGATGAAGCCCTGCTGACCTACAGAG gGAGAGTCCTGGTCAGTAGCGAAATGGGCATCAGCCGGTCGGCAGTGCTGGTGGTGGCCTACCTGATGATCTTCCACGACATGGCCATCCTGGAGGCCTTGATGACTGTGCGCAAGAAGCGGGCCATCCACCCCAACGACGGCTTCCTGAAGCAGCTCCGGGAGCTCAACGAGAAGTtgatggaagagagagaagaggactgtGGCCAGGAGGGTGGTGCAGATGAGGGTGAGGATGTGGGGAGCACTGTTGGGGCCAGAGTGCATGCCCTcacagtggaggaggaggatgacacCACCAGCCACCTGAGTGGCTCCTCCTTGGGGAAGGCCAGCCGGGCCTCTAAGCCTCTCACCCTCATTGATGAAGATGAGGAGGAGAAACTATATGAGGAGTGGAAGAAGAGGCAGGGCCTCCCCACAGGCAAGGTCCCCCAGGGTGACGACGGCAGGTGCTCAGCCTCCTCtggccagggcagggaggagcccGAGGATGAAGACGTGGAGAGGATCATTCGGGAGTGGCAGAGCCGAAATGAGAGGTACGAGGCAGAAGGGCACCGGAGCTGGAGTagggaggaggacgaggaggagggGGGCAATGCTGGCTCCTTTGTGGGGAGAAGACGGAGGCACACCCTGAGCGAGAGCAGCACCTCAGAGAGTGTAACCAGCCATGACATACGTGTCCTGAAGCAGCAGTTGGAGATGAGCAGCCAGAACCGAGGTGGGAGACGCCGCTCCGACTCTGTGTCCACGGAGAGCACCTGGGACATGTGGAACCAGAGGCTGCTGGAGATTGAGAAGGAAGCTTCGCGGAGATATCACTCCAGGAacaagagggaggaggtggacacAAGCTCAGAGGCGGGGAGCAGGGTGCGAGAGGATGACGAGGAGAGTGTGTCCTCTGAGGCCAGCTCCTTCTATAACTTCTGCAGCAGGAACAAGGACAAACTCACTGCCCTAGAAAGATGGAAGATCAAGAGAATCCAATTTGGATTTCACAAGAAAGACTTGGAGACAGGAGACAGCAGCAGTGAGCAAGGTGCAGAGGAGGCAGAAGGGGAGAAGAAGAGCCTCTCTGATGTCAACCTTTCGGCCTACCAGGCCTGGAAGCTGAAACACCAGAAGAAGGTGGGCAGCGAGAAcaaggaggaggtggtggagctCAGCAAGGGAGAGGACATGGCCTCAGCCAAGAAGAGGCAACGAAGGCTGGAGCTGCTGGAGAGAAGCAAGCAGACGCTGGAGGAGAGCCAGTCCATGGGAAGCTGGGAGGCGGACAGCTCAGCTGCCAGCAGGAGCATCCCCCTGTCTGCGTTCTGGTCTGCAGCCCCCTCAGTCAGTGCTGATGGGGACACAGCATCAGTACTCAGCGCCCAGAGCCACAGCTCCCACCCATCTCAGGCTGTAAGCAACATGGGGGGATGCTTGGCTTCCAACCCCACGCCACTGCCTAACCTGCCAGTGGGGCCTGGAAACACCATTTCCATTGCCAGTATCCAGAACTGGATTGCTAATGTAGTCAGCGAAACTCTCACCCAGAAGCAAAATGAAATGCTGTTGTCGTCCCGCTCACCATCCATTGCAAGCATGAGGGTGGCACCAGCAGCTAGCTGCCTGGGGGATGACCAAGTCTCCATGCTCAGTGGACAGAGTGGCTCCTCCCTGGGCGGCTGCCTGCTGCCTCAAAGCCAGCCGAGACCCAGCTCTGACACGCCCTCTGTGCTGTCCTCCCACACTATGCTGAGCTCGAGGGCCGAAGGTACTGGGAGCAAAGTAAAGGGGACCAGCAAGCCTATCTATAGCCTCTTTGCTGACAATATTGACCTAAAGGAACTTGGCCGGaaggagagggagatgcagaTGGAGTTGAGGGAGAAGATGTCTGAGTACAAAATGGAGAAGCTGGCCTCTGACAACAAACGCAGCTCCCTTTTCAAGAAGAAGAAGGTCAAGgaagatgaggatgatgatgtggGTGATAGGGATGAGGACACTGACAGTGCCATAGGGAGCTTCCGCTATTCTTCCCGCAGTAATTCCCAAAAACCTGAAGCGgacacctcctcctccctggccGTCTCTGATGGCTATGGAAGTGGCAGCAGAGCTGGCAAGGAGATGGATAGCAGTATTAATAAGTGGCTCAGTGGGCTCAGGACAGAGGAAAAATCTCCTCCCCAAAGCGACTGGTCTGGAAGCTCCAGGGGGAAGTACACTAGATCTTCCCTGCTCCGGGAGACAGAGTCTAAATCCTCCAGTTACAAGTTCTCCAAATCCCAGTCAGAGGAACAGGACACCGCCTCCTACCATGAGGCCAATGGCGGCTCTGTCAGAAGCACGTCACGgttctcttcttcctccaccaGGGAGGGCAAAGAGATGCACAAGTTCTCCAGGTCGATGTTCAGTGAAACCTCAAGCTCCCGCGAGGAAAGCCCAGAGCCCTACTTCTTCCGCCGGACCCCTGAGCCCTCCGAAGGGGGAGAGTCCCCGGAACCACGACGTCCAAACTGGGCCAGGCCCAGGGACTGGGAAGACGTGGAAGAGTCATCCAGGTCAGACTTTGCTGAATTTGGAGCCAAGAGGAAATTCACCCAGAGCTTCACGAGGTctgaagaggagggagagaaagagaggacagaaaacagagaagaagGGAGGTTTGCTTCAGGGCGGCGGTCCCAGTATCGGAGAAGCACtgacagagaggaagaggaagaaatggaTGATGAAGCCATCATTGCTGCCTGGAGGCGCCGGCAGGAAGAAACCAGGACTAAgctgcagaggaggagggaggattaA